A genomic region of Janthinobacterium lividum contains the following coding sequences:
- a CDS encoding amino acid permease: MSQTLVQKLCRTKPIDTTVEYGEGLSSSGLSRSIGLFSLTMIGVGATIGTGIFFTMVEAVPKAGPSVVLSFLIAAITAGLTALCYAELSFRIPASGSSYSFAYATVGEFLAFIMAACLLLEYGLAGSAVAIGWSSYLNNFLENAFGWHIPEMLRTPMIVSGPHGMEFHAGHINLPPIFLICMCGFLLLRGAKESALMNAIMVIIKLAILVFFIVIAFSGFNADNFFPFFNADNSKGFAGMTGVTAAAGTVFFSFIGLDTVATAGDEVKNPTRNVPRGILGALLIVTVFYLLVAVAALGAQQAKLFEGQEAGLAVILQNVTGKTWPALVLSAGAVISVFSVTLVTIYGQTRILFAVSRDGLIPKSFQKIHPRTLVPVSNTIIVCLVVAVVAGSVDATYLWDMVSIGTLTAFMVVSIAVPVLRHKQGANRIEGFSVPFGPYVIPGLSILACLYIMRDLPHTTFVVFSVWMAVTVAIYFLYSMRHSHLGKKAR, encoded by the coding sequence GTGAGCCAAACCCTGGTCCAGAAACTTTGCCGCACCAAGCCGATCGATACCACGGTCGAATATGGTGAAGGCCTCAGCAGCAGTGGCTTGAGCCGGTCCATCGGCCTGTTTTCCCTCACCATGATCGGCGTCGGCGCCACCATCGGCACGGGCATTTTCTTTACCATGGTCGAAGCCGTCCCCAAGGCGGGCCCATCGGTCGTCCTGTCTTTCCTGATCGCCGCCATCACGGCCGGCTTGACGGCCTTGTGCTATGCGGAATTGTCGTTCCGCATACCCGCCTCCGGCTCCTCGTATTCGTTTGCCTATGCCACCGTGGGCGAGTTTCTTGCCTTCATCATGGCCGCCTGTCTGCTGCTCGAATACGGATTGGCGGGCAGTGCCGTGGCCATCGGCTGGTCGTCCTACCTGAACAACTTCCTGGAAAACGCTTTCGGCTGGCACATCCCCGAGATGCTGCGCACGCCGATGATCGTTTCCGGCCCGCATGGCATGGAGTTTCATGCCGGCCACATCAACCTGCCGCCGATCTTTTTGATCTGCATGTGCGGCTTCCTGCTGCTGCGCGGCGCCAAGGAATCGGCCCTGATGAATGCCATCATGGTCATCATCAAGCTGGCGATCCTCGTATTTTTCATCGTCATCGCGTTTTCCGGCTTTAACGCCGACAATTTCTTCCCCTTCTTCAATGCCGACAACAGCAAGGGCTTTGCCGGCATGACGGGCGTCACAGCTGCGGCCGGTACTGTCTTCTTCTCCTTCATCGGCCTCGATACCGTGGCGACGGCGGGTGATGAAGTGAAAAATCCCACGCGCAACGTGCCGCGCGGCATTCTCGGCGCCTTGCTCATCGTTACCGTGTTTTATTTGCTGGTGGCCGTGGCCGCCCTCGGCGCACAGCAGGCGAAATTGTTCGAAGGCCAGGAAGCGGGCCTGGCGGTGATCCTGCAAAACGTCACGGGCAAGACCTGGCCCGCGCTGGTGCTGTCAGCCGGCGCCGTCATTTCCGTCTTCAGCGTGACCCTGGTGACGATCTACGGCCAGACGCGGATCCTGTTTGCCGTCAGCCGCGACGGCCTGATCCCGAAATCGTTCCAGAAAATCCACCCGCGCACCCTGGTGCCGGTCAGCAATACCATCATCGTTTGCCTGGTGGTGGCCGTGGTAGCCGGTTCCGTCGATGCCACTTACTTGTGGGACATGGTCAGCATCGGTACCCTGACAGCCTTCATGGTGGTCTCGATCGCCGTGCCCGTGCTGCGCCACAAGCAGGGCGCCAACCGCATCGAAGGCTTCAGCGTGCCGTTCGGCCCGTACGTGATTCCTGGCCTGAGCATCCTGGCTTGCCTCTACATCATGCGCGATTTGCCGCATACGACGTTTGTCGTGTTCAGCGTGTGGATGGCGGTGACGGTGGCCATTTATTTCCTGTACAGCATGCGGCATTCGCATCTGGGCAAGAAAGCCCGCTAA
- a CDS encoding amino acid permease: MKTSEQGLHRGLGERQIRLMALGAAIGVGLFLGSGNAIKMAGPGIMLSYIIGGAVIFMIMRALGEMAVHNPVAGSFSRYAQDYLGPLQGYLTGWNYWFLWLVTCVAEITAVAIYMGIWFPDVPRWIWALAALGSMGAINLLAVKAYGEFEFWFALIKVVTIILMIIGGTGMIIFGLGNDGVAIGISNLWTHGGFFPNGAQGVLMSLQMVMFAYLGVEMIGLTAGEAANPKKSIPDAINSVFWRILIFYVGALFVILSIYPWNEIGTTGSPFVMTFERLGIKTAAGIINFVVLTAALSSCNGGIFSTGRMLYNLALQGQAPKAFAETTASGVPRRAILVSVVALLIGVLLNYMVPEKVFIWVTSISTFGAVWTWGVILVTQIQFRKTLTPLEIKNLAFRMPFAPYGSWISLAFLALVIGLMAYFPDTRIALMVGPAWLILLTVLYYVLGLAPKERRDDVPQGYEAGWPPADAPQGKK; this comes from the coding sequence ATGAAAACGAGTGAACAAGGCTTGCACCGCGGCCTGGGCGAGCGGCAGATCCGCCTGATGGCGCTGGGCGCCGCGATTGGCGTGGGCCTGTTTTTGGGTTCCGGCAACGCCATCAAGATGGCCGGCCCCGGCATCATGCTGTCGTATATCATCGGTGGCGCGGTCATCTTCATGATCATGCGCGCGCTGGGCGAAATGGCCGTGCACAATCCCGTGGCCGGCTCCTTCAGCCGCTATGCCCAGGATTACCTGGGTCCCCTGCAAGGCTATCTGACGGGCTGGAACTACTGGTTCCTGTGGCTGGTCACCTGCGTGGCGGAAATTACCGCCGTCGCCATCTACATGGGCATCTGGTTCCCCGACGTGCCGCGCTGGATCTGGGCCCTGGCGGCCTTGGGCTCCATGGGCGCCATCAACCTGCTGGCCGTGAAAGCCTACGGCGAGTTCGAGTTCTGGTTCGCCCTGATCAAGGTGGTCACCATCATCCTGATGATCATCGGCGGCACGGGCATGATCATCTTCGGCCTCGGCAACGACGGCGTGGCCATCGGTATCTCGAACCTGTGGACGCATGGCGGCTTCTTCCCGAATGGCGCGCAGGGTGTGCTGATGTCGCTGCAGATGGTGATGTTTGCCTACCTGGGCGTGGAAATGATCGGCCTGACGGCTGGCGAAGCGGCAAATCCGAAGAAATCGATTCCCGACGCCATCAATTCCGTGTTCTGGCGCATCCTGATTTTCTATGTCGGCGCGCTGTTCGTCATCCTGTCGATCTATCCATGGAATGAAATCGGCACCACCGGCAGCCCCTTCGTGATGACGTTCGAACGCCTGGGCATCAAGACGGCCGCCGGCATCATCAACTTCGTCGTGCTGACGGCGGCCTTGTCGTCGTGCAATGGCGGCATCTTCAGCACGGGCCGCATGCTGTACAACCTGGCGCTGCAAGGCCAGGCGCCCAAGGCGTTTGCGGAAACCACGGCCAGCGGCGTGCCGCGCCGCGCCATCCTGGTGTCCGTCGTGGCGCTGCTGATCGGTGTGCTGCTGAACTACATGGTGCCGGAAAAAGTGTTTATCTGGGTCACCTCGATTTCCACCTTCGGCGCCGTCTGGACCTGGGGCGTGATCCTCGTCACGCAGATTCAGTTCCGCAAGACCTTGACGCCGCTGGAAATCAAGAACCTGGCCTTCCGCATGCCGTTTGCGCCTTACGGTTCCTGGATTTCGCTGGCTTTCCTGGCGCTCGTGATCGGCCTGATGGCGTATTTCCCCGATACGCGCATCGCCTTGATGGTGGGACCAGCCTGGCTGATCCTGCTGACGGTGCTGTACTACGTACTGGGCCTGGCGCCGAAAGAGCGGCGCGATGACGTGCCGCAAGGCTACGAAGCTGGCTGGCCGCCGGCCGATGCGCCGCAGGGCAAGAAGTAA
- a CDS encoding RidA family protein produces the protein MSFYEKLKALNIELPVVAAPAAAYVMHARTGNTVFLSGHLAKKDGKVWVGQLGKDVTTEEGKIAARGIAIELIATLQDACGGDLNKVKRIVKVMSLVNSTSTFTEQHLVTNGASELFVEVFGDSGKHARSAFGVAQIPLGACVEIELIAELA, from the coding sequence ATGTCGTTTTACGAAAAACTCAAAGCCCTCAACATCGAACTGCCAGTCGTCGCCGCACCCGCTGCCGCCTACGTGATGCATGCCCGCACGGGCAACACCGTCTTCCTGTCCGGCCACCTGGCCAAGAAGGATGGCAAGGTCTGGGTGGGGCAGTTGGGCAAGGATGTCACGACGGAAGAAGGCAAGATCGCAGCGCGCGGCATCGCCATCGAACTGATCGCCACCTTGCAAGACGCATGCGGCGGCGACTTGAACAAGGTCAAGCGCATCGTCAAGGTCATGAGCCTGGTCAATTCCACTTCCACATTCACGGAACAGCACCTGGTGACGAATGGCGCCTCGGAACTGTTCGTCGAAGTCTTCGGCGACAGCGGCAAGCACGCCCGCTCCGCCTTCGGCGTGGCGCAAATCCCGCTGGGCGCTTGCGTCGAGATCGAGCTGATCGCCGAACTGGCCTGA
- a CDS encoding ABC-F family ATP-binding cassette domain-containing protein translates to MPALLQLDRLSLVLPDGRTLFSDLQFSFAPQRIGLVGDNGVGKSVLARLLAGQAQPSSGAARCDGSVHYVAQELDPQHYPTVAALAGVTSLLAALARIAEGSIDEADYALVGERWDAHARLRQALDALDLRHVDADTPTASLSGGERQRIALQGAWLSQADWLVLDEPSNHLDAQQRARLVAQMARWPGGLLLVSHDRGLLEHVDEIAELSPQGLRSYGGNYAMYAQQRALEQAGFAAALQAEKAGARREQREAQQQAERQQKRVVRGEREGREGNQSKLLLDARKEKSQDSQGRLRVRAQEAQQARQQRVMDASARCAPEAERLLLAPQSAVPNGKLLLELRELLLPHGQAHAINLVLNGPRRLAVTGDNGSGKSTLLRVIAGQLAPASGELRCHARVAWLDQHAGLQDGEWSAVQRLQERHSSMPEGELRTRLALLGIAGARATMPSRLLSGGERMKVALAAELYAQAPPQLLLLDEPDNHLDLASLQALEQMLLQYQGALLVVSHDQAFLDAINLDPEGLTLHK, encoded by the coding sequence ATGCCCGCATTACTACAACTCGACCGTCTTTCCCTTGTGCTGCCCGATGGCCGCACCCTGTTTTCCGATTTGCAATTTTCCTTTGCCCCGCAACGTATCGGCCTCGTCGGCGATAACGGCGTGGGCAAGAGCGTGCTGGCGCGCCTGCTGGCGGGCCAGGCGCAGCCGTCTTCCGGCGCCGCGCGCTGTGACGGCAGCGTGCATTACGTGGCGCAGGAACTTGATCCGCAGCACTATCCCACCGTGGCGGCCCTCGCTGGCGTGACCAGCCTGCTGGCGGCGCTGGCGCGCATCGCCGAAGGCAGCATCGACGAAGCCGATTATGCCCTCGTGGGCGAACGCTGGGATGCGCACGCCCGCCTGCGCCAGGCGCTCGATGCGCTCGATTTGCGCCATGTGGATGCCGATACGCCAACGGCCAGCCTGAGCGGCGGCGAGCGCCAGCGCATCGCCCTGCAAGGCGCCTGGCTGTCGCAGGCGGACTGGCTGGTGCTCGATGAACCGAGCAACCATCTCGATGCGCAGCAGCGCGCCCGCCTGGTGGCGCAGATGGCGCGCTGGCCTGGCGGCTTGCTGCTGGTCAGCCATGACCGCGGCTTGCTCGAGCACGTCGATGAAATCGCCGAACTGTCGCCGCAGGGCTTGCGCAGCTATGGCGGCAATTACGCGATGTATGCGCAGCAGCGCGCGCTGGAGCAGGCCGGTTTTGCGGCCGCCCTGCAGGCGGAAAAGGCCGGCGCCAGACGCGAACAGCGCGAAGCGCAGCAGCAGGCAGAACGGCAACAGAAACGGGTGGTGCGCGGCGAACGCGAGGGTCGCGAAGGCAATCAAAGCAAGCTCCTGCTCGACGCGCGCAAGGAGAAAAGCCAGGATAGCCAGGGCAGGCTGCGCGTGCGCGCGCAAGAGGCGCAGCAGGCGCGCCAGCAAAGGGTGATGGACGCCAGCGCCCGCTGCGCGCCCGAGGCCGAACGGTTGCTGCTGGCACCCCAGAGTGCCGTGCCGAACGGCAAGCTGCTGCTGGAGCTGCGCGAATTGCTCTTGCCGCATGGCCAGGCGCACGCCATCAACCTGGTACTGAACGGGCCGCGCCGCCTGGCCGTGACGGGCGACAATGGCAGCGGCAAGTCGACCCTGCTGCGCGTGATCGCCGGACAGCTGGCGCCCGCCAGCGGCGAACTGCGCTGCCATGCCAGGGTAGCCTGGCTGGACCAGCATGCGGGACTGCAGGACGGCGAGTGGAGCGCCGTGCAGCGCTTGCAGGAACGCCATAGCAGCATGCCGGAAGGCGAGCTGCGCACGCGGCTGGCGCTGCTGGGCATTGCCGGCGCGCGCGCCACCATGCCCAGCCGTTTGCTCAGCGGCGGCGAGCGCATGAAGGTGGCGCTGGCGGCCGAGCTGTATGCGCAGGCGCCGCCGCAACTGTTGCTGCTTGACGAGCCTGACAACCATCTGGACCTGGCCAGCCTGCAGGCGCTGGAGCAGATGCTGCTGCAATATCAGGGCGCGTTACTTGTGGTTTCGCACGACCAGGCATTTCTGGATGCGATAAACCTTGACCCGGAGGGCTTGACATTGCACAAGTGA
- a CDS encoding NADH:flavin oxidoreductase/NADH oxidase — protein sequence MSQLFTPYALGPLQVANRIAIAPMCQYSADNGNATDWHMIHLGHLALSGAGLLMTEATAVSPEGRISAEDLGLWSDANQAALAKVVQAIRRHSPIPLVVQLGHAGRKASSRAPWQGGACVHLAEGGWQTVAPSAIAHAPGETVPIALDEMGLLQIKGAFVAAAQRVHALGIEGIELHAAHGYLLHQFLSPLSNHRTDAYGGSLENRMRFPLEVYEAVRAAVPDSVAVGVRLSATDWVDGGWEIEQSVRFAQELKQLGADFIHVSSGGISPQQQIPVSPGYQVAFAERIKRDSGLPTISVGLITEAQQAEDIIAKGQSDMVALARAILFDPRWPWHAAAQLGAQVSAPPQYWRSQPREFKHLFGDTTLGQR from the coding sequence ATGAGCCAGCTATTCACGCCATATGCACTGGGGCCGCTGCAGGTGGCCAACCGTATCGCCATCGCGCCCATGTGCCAGTACTCGGCCGACAACGGCAACGCCACCGACTGGCACATGATCCACCTGGGCCACCTGGCCCTGTCCGGCGCGGGCTTGCTGATGACGGAAGCGACGGCCGTCTCGCCCGAGGGGCGCATCTCGGCCGAAGACCTGGGCCTGTGGTCGGACGCGAACCAGGCGGCGCTGGCCAAGGTGGTGCAGGCGATCCGCCGCCACTCTCCGATTCCGCTGGTGGTGCAACTGGGCCATGCGGGACGCAAGGCGTCGAGCCGCGCGCCCTGGCAGGGCGGCGCCTGCGTGCACCTGGCCGAGGGCGGCTGGCAAACGGTGGCGCCGTCGGCCATCGCCCACGCACCCGGCGAAACCGTGCCGATCGCCCTGGACGAAATGGGTTTGTTGCAAATCAAGGGCGCGTTTGTCGCGGCCGCCCAGCGCGTGCATGCGCTTGGCATCGAGGGCATCGAACTGCATGCGGCGCACGGTTATCTGCTGCACCAGTTCCTCTCGCCGCTGTCCAATCACCGTACCGACGCGTATGGCGGCAGCCTGGAAAACCGCATGCGTTTTCCGCTGGAAGTGTATGAAGCCGTGCGCGCCGCCGTGCCCGACAGCGTGGCCGTGGGCGTGCGCCTTTCCGCCACCGACTGGGTCGATGGCGGCTGGGAAATCGAACAAAGCGTGCGCTTCGCGCAGGAACTCAAGCAGCTGGGCGCCGACTTCATCCACGTCTCCAGCGGTGGCATTTCGCCCCAGCAGCAAATTCCCGTGAGTCCCGGCTACCAGGTGGCGTTTGCCGAGCGCATCAAGCGCGACAGCGGCTTGCCCACCATCAGCGTGGGCTTGATCACGGAAGCGCAACAGGCGGAAGACATCATTGCCAAAGGCCAGTCCGACATGGTGGCGCTGGCGCGCGCCATCCTGTTCGATCCGCGCTGGCCCTGGCACGCGGCGGCCCAGCTGGGCGCGCAAGTGTCGGCGCCACCGCAGTACTGGCGCTCGCAGCCGCGTGAATTCAAGCACCTGTTCGGCGACACGACCCTGGGCCAGCGCTGA
- a CDS encoding glycine zipper 2TM domain-containing protein, producing MNTTTTASRIHPLMAGAAISVTVLCLVGAASIAGILPNSRANVPADVAAMTPASAAALAAPATAPVTAPVAAPVVAQAAPAPAPAPVVRKRVVHHTQVAQSRPAYNDDGYRETAYREPVRQPQPVPAPAPAQPNYVGIGTGAVIGGLIGNQVGGGRGKALATVAGVIGGGMLGNAVQNQVQQQPQR from the coding sequence ATGAACACGACGACTACCGCCAGCCGCATCCACCCCTTGATGGCCGGCGCCGCCATTTCCGTGACGGTCCTGTGCCTGGTGGGCGCAGCGTCCATCGCCGGCATCCTGCCCAATTCGCGGGCGAACGTGCCTGCCGACGTGGCCGCCATGACGCCGGCCAGCGCCGCTGCCCTGGCAGCGCCCGCGACTGCTCCCGTGACTGCACCGGTAGCCGCGCCTGTCGTCGCGCAAGCGGCTCCGGCACCAGCTCCGGCGCCTGTCGTGCGCAAGCGCGTCGTGCACCATACGCAAGTGGCGCAATCGCGTCCTGCCTACAATGACGATGGCTACCGCGAGACAGCCTACCGCGAACCCGTACGCCAGCCACAGCCAGTGCCTGCGCCAGCACCGGCACAACCCAACTACGTGGGCATCGGCACGGGCGCCGTCATCGGCGGCTTGATCGGCAATCAGGTCGGTGGCGGCCGCGGCAAGGCGCTGGCGACGGTGGCCGGCGTAATCGGCGGCGGCATGCTGGGCAATGCTGTGCAGAACCAGGTCCAACAGCAGCCACAGCGATAA
- a CDS encoding DUF1993 family protein produces the protein MSVSMYQATIPVFIRGLRVVSALLEKAQAHVEEDGIVPEILLGAQLAPDMLDLTAQVQRASDTSKMSVERLSGVPAPKFEDNEASFEQLQERIANTIAYIDSVNAGQMAGSAQKEVVLNWTDEGTTFSGDNYLLSFALPNFYFHVSMVHAILRNNGVAVGKLDYLGPYD, from the coding sequence ATGTCCGTGTCCATGTATCAGGCAACCATTCCCGTCTTCATCCGCGGCTTGCGGGTCGTTTCGGCCCTGCTGGAAAAAGCGCAAGCCCATGTGGAGGAAGATGGCATCGTGCCCGAGATTTTGCTGGGCGCGCAGCTGGCGCCCGACATGCTGGACCTGACGGCGCAGGTGCAGCGCGCCAGCGATACGTCGAAGATGTCGGTCGAACGCTTGAGCGGCGTGCCGGCGCCGAAGTTCGAGGATAACGAGGCATCGTTCGAGCAGCTGCAAGAGCGCATCGCCAACACCATCGCCTATATCGACAGCGTGAATGCGGGCCAGATGGCGGGCAGCGCGCAGAAGGAAGTCGTGCTGAACTGGACGGACGAGGGAACGACATTCTCGGGCGACAATTACCTGCTCAGCTTTGCCTTGCCGAACTTCTATTTCCACGTTTCCATGGTCCATGCCATTCTGAGGAACAATGGCGTGGCCGTGGGCAAGCTTGACTATCTTGGCCCTTACGATTGA
- a CDS encoding DUF2167 domain-containing protein codes for MLKRLLTALLCLTLSGLTAAAPAEEKAAAPEMTAEQFLAQLHLQRGKITLPGGIATLDLPASFRYLSPADAERVLVDAWGNPPGMESLGMIVPAKTSVLERDSWGVVVTYEKEGHIKDDDADSIKYDELLKDMQASVLENNAERKKQGYPGIHLMGWAEKPSYAKDTHKLYWAKDLMVDGGEHSLNYNVRVLGREGVLNLNAIASMQQIEAIKKEMQQVTAFTEFTDGNRYTDFDSKTDKVAEYGLAALVAGGVASKLGLFGKLLALLLAFKKVLLLALVGGGAAIVKFLGGKRKEKQAPQAEPAEQPGHAPDGKVNLEK; via the coding sequence ATGTTGAAACGCCTGCTGACAGCCCTGCTGTGCCTGACCCTTTCCGGCCTGACGGCTGCCGCCCCCGCCGAAGAGAAGGCAGCCGCACCGGAAATGACGGCCGAGCAATTCCTTGCCCAGTTGCACCTGCAGCGCGGCAAGATCACCTTGCCAGGCGGCATCGCCACCCTGGATTTGCCCGCCAGCTTCCGTTATTTGTCGCCGGCGGACGCCGAGCGCGTGCTGGTCGATGCCTGGGGTAATCCGCCAGGTATGGAATCGCTGGGCATGATCGTGCCGGCCAAGACCAGCGTGCTCGAGCGCGACAGCTGGGGCGTGGTGGTGACGTATGAAAAGGAAGGGCATATCAAGGATGACGATGCGGACAGCATCAAGTACGACGAATTGCTCAAGGATATGCAGGCGTCCGTGCTGGAAAACAATGCGGAGCGCAAGAAGCAGGGTTATCCCGGCATCCATCTGATGGGCTGGGCGGAAAAACCCAGCTACGCCAAGGATACGCACAAGCTGTACTGGGCCAAGGATTTGATGGTCGATGGCGGCGAGCATTCGCTGAACTACAACGTGCGCGTGCTGGGCCGCGAAGGCGTGCTGAACCTGAACGCGATTGCCAGCATGCAGCAGATCGAGGCGATCAAGAAAGAGATGCAGCAAGTGACGGCGTTCACGGAATTTACAGACGGTAACCGCTATACGGATTTCGACAGCAAGACGGACAAGGTGGCTGAATATGGCCTGGCGGCGCTGGTGGCCGGCGGCGTGGCCAGCAAGCTGGGCTTGTTTGGCAAGCTGCTGGCGCTGCTGCTGGCCTTCAAGAAAGTGCTGTTGCTGGCGCTGGTGGGCGGCGGCGCGGCCATCGTCAAGTTTTTGGGCGGCAAGCGCAAGGAAAAGCAGGCGCCGCAGGCCGAACCTGCGGAACAGCCCGGCCATGCGCCGGATGGCAAGGTGAATCTGGAAAAGTAG
- a CDS encoding succinylglutamate desuccinylase has product MTQEVRQAGQGAGGLPPAVQALAQADFSGVAQLFANAGFTVALPAPGMLQVVKPGEGRASVAVSVGVHGDETGPIEVLAHLLDALSRDASTLAVDLLVCVGNVDAIRAGKRFIDADLNRMFRPVRGSLAQAAESARADEMIAATAAFFETAGPVRWHLDLHTAIRPSVYPTFAIVPDLVADDAKAQLIAWLGQASIGAIIMNPQSAGTYSYYSAEHFGAAASTVELGRVGTLGQNDLSLFDDVSRALDGLLRGLPAQPVKAAPHVFKVAQEIIKHSDEFRMAFDRSTQNFTSLPQHAVIASDGEQVYTVQHAEELVVFPNPDVRVGLRAGLMVVRVS; this is encoded by the coding sequence ATGACGCAAGAAGTACGACAAGCTGGACAGGGCGCTGGCGGCTTGCCGCCGGCCGTGCAGGCGCTGGCGCAGGCCGATTTCAGCGGCGTGGCGCAGTTGTTCGCCAACGCCGGTTTTACGGTGGCCTTGCCGGCGCCCGGCATGCTGCAGGTCGTCAAGCCGGGAGAAGGGCGCGCCAGCGTGGCCGTCTCGGTGGGCGTGCATGGCGACGAAACGGGGCCGATCGAAGTGCTGGCGCATCTGCTCGACGCGCTGTCGCGCGATGCGTCGACGCTGGCCGTCGACCTGCTTGTCTGCGTGGGCAATGTCGATGCGATCCGGGCCGGCAAGCGTTTCATCGACGCCGACCTGAATCGCATGTTCCGCCCCGTGCGGGGGAGCCTGGCGCAAGCGGCGGAAAGCGCGCGCGCCGATGAAATGATCGCCGCCACGGCAGCGTTCTTTGAAACGGCCGGTCCCGTGCGCTGGCACCTGGATTTGCACACGGCCATCCGGCCTTCCGTGTACCCCACGTTTGCCATCGTGCCCGACCTGGTGGCCGACGACGCCAAGGCGCAGCTGATAGCCTGGCTGGGCCAGGCGTCCATCGGCGCCATCATCATGAACCCGCAATCGGCCGGCACCTACAGTTATTATTCGGCCGAGCATTTCGGCGCGGCCGCCAGCACGGTGGAACTGGGCCGCGTGGGCACCTTGGGGCAGAACGATCTGTCCCTGTTCGACGACGTGTCGCGGGCGCTGGACGGCTTGCTGCGCGGCTTGCCTGCGCAACCGGTCAAGGCAGCGCCGCACGTGTTCAAGGTGGCGCAGGAAATCATCAAGCACAGCGATGAGTTCCGCATGGCGTTTGACCGCAGCACGCAAAATTTCACGTCCCTGCCGCAGCATGCCGTGATCGCCAGCGATGGCGAGCAGGTGTACACGGTGCAGCATGCGGAAGAACTGGTGGTGTTTCCGAACCCGGACGTGCGTGTGGGCTTGCGCGCGGGGCTGATGGTGGTGCGCGTCTCTTGA